Proteins from a genomic interval of Pseudomonas versuta:
- a CDS encoding MBL fold metallo-hydrolase: MPGFSTLRRFVLSAVVLGFTAHAATAPMPLTLDVYNPGAAAIFPVSSVLVSGEKDAILVDAQFAKAQAQQVVDKIRASGKHLTTIYISHGDPDYYFGLETLTQAFPDAKVLASGPTVEHINKTKDAKLAFWGPQMGKDVPGKLIVPQVLKGNTLSLEGHELDIVGLGGRQPDRTFVWIPSLKAVVGGVVVADNLHVWMADTQTPQSHKHWLATLKRIDSLQPQVVVPGHYLGENDRSLNAVHFTRDYIKAFDEETLKARNSGELIAAMKKRYPDLGEESSLELSAKVAKGEMKW; the protein is encoded by the coding sequence ATGCCTGGATTTTCGACCCTGCGCCGTTTCGTTCTCAGTGCCGTTGTGCTGGGCTTTACTGCTCACGCAGCTACTGCCCCGATGCCTTTGACCCTGGATGTATACAACCCGGGGGCTGCGGCAATATTCCCGGTGTCCTCAGTACTTGTCAGCGGTGAAAAAGACGCCATTCTGGTCGATGCCCAATTTGCCAAAGCCCAGGCCCAGCAAGTGGTCGACAAGATCCGCGCCAGCGGCAAGCACCTGACCACTATCTACATCAGCCATGGCGACCCGGATTATTACTTCGGTCTGGAGACCCTGACCCAGGCTTTTCCGGACGCCAAAGTACTGGCTTCGGGGCCGACCGTTGAGCACATCAACAAGACCAAGGATGCCAAGCTGGCGTTCTGGGGACCGCAGATGGGCAAGGATGTACCGGGCAAGCTGATCGTGCCCCAGGTTCTCAAGGGCAACACCCTCAGTCTTGAAGGGCATGAACTGGACATTGTCGGTCTTGGCGGCAGACAACCCGACCGCACCTTTGTCTGGATTCCCTCGCTCAAGGCGGTGGTCGGCGGGGTAGTGGTGGCTGACAACCTGCACGTCTGGATGGCTGACACCCAGACGCCGCAGTCCCACAAACACTGGCTGGCTACCCTCAAACGGATCGACAGCCTGCAACCGCAAGTGGTCGTGCCAGGCCATTATCTGGGCGAGAACGACCGCTCCCTGAACGCCGTGCATTTTACTCGCGACTACATCAAGGCATTTGACGAAGAAACCCTCAAGGCCCGCAATTCGGGCGAATTGATCGCGGCAATGAAAAAACGCTACCCGGATCTGGGCGAAGAGTCCTCTCTGGAACTGAGCGCTAAAGTCGCCAAGGGCGAAATGAAGTGGTGA
- a CDS encoding NAD(P)-dependent oxidoreductase — translation MSKIAIIGATGRAGSQLLEEALRRGHSVTAIARHASKIGARDGVVTKDVDINDARALQDAVAGNDVVLSAAHFSTQPAAAIIEPVKKAGIKRLLFVGGAGSLLLPDDTKVIESPGFPEEYKPEASAGSVYLDTLRAEKDLDWSFLSPSAEFVEGERTGKFRLGKDHLLVSAEGKSWITFADFAIAMLDEVEHPVHSRQRFTVGY, via the coding sequence ATGAGCAAAATTGCAATTATCGGAGCTACCGGTCGCGCGGGTAGCCAATTGCTGGAAGAAGCCCTGCGCCGAGGCCACAGCGTGACTGCCATCGCCCGTCATGCTTCGAAAATCGGTGCCCGGGACGGGGTCGTGACCAAAGACGTGGATATCAATGACGCCAGGGCTTTGCAAGACGCAGTGGCAGGCAACGATGTGGTGTTGAGTGCGGCACACTTCTCGACCCAGCCGGCTGCGGCAATCATCGAGCCGGTTAAAAAAGCCGGGATCAAACGCCTGCTGTTTGTCGGTGGCGCGGGTTCGTTATTGTTGCCCGACGATACTAAAGTCATCGAAAGCCCGGGCTTCCCCGAGGAGTACAAGCCGGAAGCCAGCGCTGGCAGCGTTTACCTGGATACCTTGCGTGCTGAAAAGGACCTGGACTGGAGCTTCCTGTCACCCTCTGCCGAGTTTGTAGAAGGCGAGCGCACCGGCAAATTTCGCCTGGGCAAAGATCATCTGCTGGTCAGTGCCGAAGGCAAAAGCTGGATCACTTTCGCCGATTTCGCCATTGCCATGCTCGATGAAGTAGAGCATCCCGTACATTCGCGTCAGCGGTTTACAGTCGGTTACTGA
- a CDS encoding LysR substrate-binding domain-containing protein, with protein MKRLPPLPALHTFLITAQCCNFTRAGEQLHISQGAVSRQIAGLEDHLGYALFHRQARGLSLTEQGQALYPRIEQAFDLIDEAVEQASVRRTPLQIKAPTCMLRWLLPKLMQWQKLRPDVPVELTSSVEHGVDFRREAFDAAVIYSATPGPKRQGQHLLDEQLTPVCAPQLLEGSNAIKSLSDLKHHRLLHPSRDQRDWTNWLNAAGGDVSSICQNQYFDTLDLAMTVAAQGNGVAIGDWALIGDDLKAGRLALPFDLKVRTGAVYQLVCSPRSEDSTPLRELMAWLVKQAASTL; from the coding sequence TCACCCGGGCCGGGGAGCAGTTGCATATCTCCCAGGGCGCCGTGAGCCGGCAAATAGCCGGGCTTGAGGATCACCTGGGCTATGCGCTGTTCCACCGCCAGGCACGGGGTCTGAGCCTGACCGAACAGGGCCAGGCACTGTACCCGCGCATCGAGCAGGCGTTCGACTTGATCGATGAGGCGGTCGAGCAAGCAAGCGTGCGTCGCACCCCGCTGCAGATCAAAGCGCCTACCTGCATGTTGCGCTGGCTGCTGCCCAAATTGATGCAATGGCAAAAGCTGCGCCCGGACGTACCGGTCGAACTGACCAGCAGCGTGGAGCACGGGGTGGATTTTCGCCGCGAGGCGTTCGATGCCGCAGTGATATACAGCGCCACCCCGGGGCCAAAACGCCAGGGTCAACACCTGCTGGACGAGCAACTGACGCCCGTTTGCGCCCCGCAGTTGCTGGAAGGCAGCAATGCTATCAAGAGCCTGAGCGACCTTAAGCACCACAGGCTACTGCACCCCAGCCGTGATCAACGGGACTGGACCAACTGGCTGAATGCCGCCGGGGGCGATGTCTCCAGCATCTGCCAGAATCAGTATTTCGACACCCTCGACCTGGCCATGACTGTGGCTGCCCAGGGCAACGGTGTTGCGATCGGCGACTGGGCGCTGATCGGCGACGACCTGAAAGCGGGCCGTCTGGCCCTGCCCTTTGACCTGAAAGTGCGCACAGGGGCGGTGTATCAGCTTGTATGCTCGCCGCGCAGTGAAGACTCGACGCCGCTGCGCGAATTGATGGCGTGGCTGGTAAAGCAGGCAGCATCAACTTTGTAG